AAGATTATGAGATCAAGATTGTTCGTTTTTGCCGCCGTTATTCTTTGCTTTTCGATCACTCAGGTCGCTGCGCAAAAAAATAAACCAAACCCCGAGATCACCAAGATGGTCAAGGAGGTCTCGGCCAAGAATATCGAGGCGACGATCCGCAAGCTCGTCTCATTTGGCACGCGCAATACGCTGTCTGAGCAGGACAGCCCGACACGCGGCGTCGGTGCGGCGCGTGACTGGTTGTTTGCTGAGTTTCAAAAGATCAGCGCCGATTGCGGCGGATGTCTCGATGTGCAAAAGCAGGCGTTCGTGCAGCCCAAGGCCAATCGAGTGTCCGAACCGACGACGCTGACCAACGTATTTGCCGTGCTCAAGGGCACGACCGACCCGACCCGCATTTACGTCGTGTCAGGCCATTATGATTCGATGTGCGGTTCGCCGACCGATGCAAAATGCGATGCCCCCGGCGCGAACGATGACGCTTCGGGTACGGCGGTTTCGCTCGAACTTGCACGCGTTATGTCCAAGCAGAAGTACGACGCGACGATCGTCTTTATGGCCGTCCCCGGCGAAGAGCAAGGCCTGCTCGGGGCGACTTATTACGCCGAACAGGCAAAATTGAACAAGACGAATATCGACGCGATGTTTACCAATGACATCGTTGGCGGCGCGATCACGCAGAAAGGCTCGATCAACCGCAACAAGGTCCGTGTCTTTAGCGAGGGCGTGCCGTCGAGCGAGACCGAGCAGCAGGCGAACACGCGCCGCAGTGTCGGCGGCGAGAACGACTCGGCATCGCGTCAGTTGGCACGATTTATCAAGGAACAATCGTCGCGGTATCTTAAGAATTTTGGCGTAATGATGATCTATCGGCGCGACCGCTACCTGCGCGGCGGCGATCACATCCCGTTTGTCGAACGAGGTTTTACCGCCGTCCGCATTACGGAATCTGACGAGGACTATACCCATCAGCACCAAAATGTCCGCACCGAGAATGGCGTCTTTTACGGCGACACGCCCGAATTTGTTGACTTTGAGTACACTGCCAATGTCGCAAGGGTCAATCTGATCGCACTTGCCAGCCTCGCTCTGGCACCGGCTAAGCCCGCCAATGTCGGCATCGTCACCAGCAAATTAACCAACGATACGGAGCTCAAATGGGACGCCAATACCGACGCCGATCTCGCCGGTTACGAGGTCGTCTGGCGCGATACGACTGCGGCCGAGTG
This is a stretch of genomic DNA from Chloracidobacterium sp.. It encodes these proteins:
- a CDS encoding M28 family metallopeptidase, yielding MMRSRLFVFAAVILCFSITQVAAQKNKPNPEITKMVKEVSAKNIEATIRKLVSFGTRNTLSEQDSPTRGVGAARDWLFAEFQKISADCGGCLDVQKQAFVQPKANRVSEPTTLTNVFAVLKGTTDPTRIYVVSGHYDSMCGSPTDAKCDAPGANDDASGTAVSLELARVMSKQKYDATIVFMAVPGEEQGLLGATYYAEQAKLNKTNIDAMFTNDIVGGAITQKGSINRNKVRVFSEGVPSSETEQQANTRRSVGGENDSASRQLARFIKEQSSRYLKNFGVMMIYRRDRYLRGGDHIPFVERGFTAVRITESDEDYTHQHQNVRTENGVFYGDTPEFVDFEYTANVARVNLIALASLALAPAKPANVGIVTSKLTNDTELKWDANTDADLAGYEVVWRDTTAAEWTNSIFVGNVLTYAAKGMSKDNYFFGVRAVDKAGNKSPVVYPRPMR